Proteins co-encoded in one Medicago truncatula cultivar Jemalong A17 chromosome 8, MtrunA17r5.0-ANR, whole genome shotgun sequence genomic window:
- the LOC25479727 gene encoding protein ENHANCED DISEASE RESISTANCE 4, whose translation MEDSAKLRLVRCPKCQNVLHEQASYSIYQCGGCGAVLRGKVNNGNGNGSLWEASDEGQGGGVSAKLGSSFRKDVGFLSDNSDVDVKSNAGFSREDQRDSGRLNKERRERILNRYEDGREKGVPGNGYDVNKSRDEGGKAIRREQHESKFQVGGSNFPRRMSNWPNEERIDMEGFQRYPSADIEGVRFSNLNFPNEGTSRFSYNHGEQWSNYEDMDGMSRVRHLEQDRAELLRKLDELSKQLSNSSEMVNNPKEKGHPDSKMVPPDPRGGPDTRFPDGPSGSDWTTSRQFFGPNKHLAGPPYSSYHHDPYGYTSGHEMAMHNNFQSSMNNPNYFPGYGDPFGSQMSRGPHLSSRQFTQQPMHPYFPGRYTDTGPDSYEQYTHNPTPHLPSCSCFHCYNNKIRGSMPVPPATFLNSRFPHTSNDPMLYRNEIPAAVSQHVHNSRTGVPVANSREKQLHTRLVSDFDSERGGFVTGRSQKVMSASGSQRCHPIAGGSPFITCHNCFELLQLPKKVLAKVKNRKQKMRCGACSSDINVSIINKKLVTSLHGEVEGTTTRIDDDASIEVVNSRVSHSHGHVNTNRVNFSSDDYSGYDFQSVDRGSPVMASDPSLNSSKLQEMQSFHSSSQSISEDENIPEVMTAPGEAAKSIQPTKTSVSPPAGSPLQEYLDYSSSNNHAVNRLGKGNQSGRSEPEKVKLEKNTSRQNSLKEVVLASEMDVHDYSNSGISQDYCDASQEHDHAGSNKGGESFFANIFKKGSRGSSQADKVDDREKCIVTVNGQPLSDRVVKKAEKIAGPIQPGNYWYDSRAGFWGVIGGPCLGIIPPFIEEFNHPIPDKCAGGNTGVIVNGRELHQKDLDLLIRRGLPNDSDRSYIVEITGRVLDVDTGEELDGLGKLAPTVEKAKHGFGMKVPRAAAS comes from the exons ATGGAGGATTCAGCTAAGCTACGTTTGGTGAGGTGTCCCAAATGTCAAAATGTTCTTCATGAGCAAGCTagttattctatttatcaatgtGGTGGTTGTGGTGCTGTTCTTAGAG GAAAGGTTAATAATGGTAATGGAAATGGTAGTTTGTGGGAGGCTTCAGATGAGGGACAAGGTGGAGGAGTTTCTGCTAAATTAGGAAGTTCATTTAGGAAAGATGTAGGTTTTTTGAGTGATAATTCGGATGTTGATGTTAAGTCCAATGCTGGTTTCTCGAGGGAAGATCAAAGGGATTCAGGAAGGTTGAATAAGGAACGACGTGAGAGGATTCTGAATCGTTACGAGGATGGTAGGGAGAAAGGAGTTCCGGGGAACGGTTATGATGTCAATAAAAGTAGAGATGAAGGGGGTAAAGCAATAAGAAGGGAACAACATGAATCGAAGTTTCAAGTTGGAGGGTCTAATTTTCCAAGGAGAATGTCGAATTGGCCAAATGAGGAGAGAATTGATATGGAAGGGTTTCAGAGATATCCATCAGCTGATATAGAAGGTGTTAGATTTTCCAATTTGAACTTTCCTAATGAGGGAACTTCAAGATTTTCTTATAATCATGGTGAACAATGGAGTAATTATGAAGACATGGATGGTATGAGTAGGGTTCGGCACCTAGAGCAAGATCGAGCCGAGCTTCTACGGAAGCTTGATGAGTTATCAAAGCAGCTGAGCAATTCTTCTGAAATGGTTAACAATCCTAAAGAAAAGGGCCATCCTGATTCAAAGATGGTTCCTCCAGATCCTCGTGGTGGCCCTGATACTCGGTTTCCAGATGGGCCTTCTGGGTCGGACTGGACGACCTCGAGGCAATTCTTTGGCCCTAATAAACATTTGGCAGGTCCTCCTTATTCCAGTTATCATCATGATCCATATGGTTATACGAGTGGTCATGAAATGGCCATGCACAACAACTTTCAGTCTTCAATGAACAACCCTAACTATTTTCCTGGATATGGGGATCCTTTTGGGTCACAAATGTCAAGAGGTCCACATTTGTCATCTCGCCAATTCACGCAACAACCTATGCATCCCTACTTTCCTGGACGCTATACTGATACCGGTCCAGATTCATATGAACAATACACACACAATCCTACGCCGCACTTGCCTTCTTGCTCTTGTTTTCATTGCTACAACAACAAGATAAGAGGTTCAATGCCGGTGCCACCTGCTACGTTCCTTAACAGCAGATTCCCTCATACCTCAAATGATCCTATGTTGTACCGTAATGAGATCCCAGCTGCAGTTAGCCAACATGTTCATAATTCCAGAACTGGTGTTCCTGTTGCCAATTCTCGTGAAAAGCAATTGCATACAAGATTGGTTAGTGACTTCGATTCTGAGAGGGGTGGATTTGTCACGGGCCGTTCTCAAAAAGTAATGTCAGCTAGTGGTAGTCAAAGGTGCCATCCGATAGCTGGTGGTTCTCCTTTCATCACATGTCATAATTGCTTTGAGTTACTGCAACTTCCTAAAAAAGTACTGGCTAAGGTGAAAAATCGAAAGCAGAAAATGCGATGCGGAGCTTGTTCTTCTGATATAAATGTTTCTATCATCAATAAGAAGCTAGTTACTTCTCTTCATGGGGAAGTGGAGGGAACTACCACAAGGATTGATGATGATGCCTCTATTGAGGTTGTGAATAGCCGCGTGTCGCATTCTCATGGTCATGTGAACACAAATCGTGTTAACTTCTCCTCGGACGATTATTCTGGTTATGATTTTCAATCAGTTGATAGAGGATCTCCTGTCATGGCTTCAGACCCAAGCTTGAACTCCAGCAAGCTGCAGGAGATGCAAAGTTTCCATTCTTCGTCTCAGAGTATCTCAGAAGACGAAAATATTCCAGAAGTTATGACTGCACCAGGTGAAGCCGCAAAGTCCATTCAGCCAACTAAAACCTCAGTTTCTCCACCTGCCGGTTCACCACTTCAAGAGTATCTTGATTATTCTAGTAGTAACAACCATGCAGTGAATCGGTTAGGGAAAGGCAATCAAAGTGGTCGCTCAGAACCCGAGAAGGTGAAACTAGAAAAGAATACCTCGAGGCAAAATTCTTTGAAAGAGGTAGTGCTTGCATCTGAGATGGATGTCCACGATTATTCCAACTCCGGGATCTCACAGGATTATTGCGACGCAAGCCAAGAACATGACCATGCTGGATCTAACAAAGGAGGTGAATCGTTTTTCGCGAACATTTTCAAGAAAGGCTCCCGAGGTTCATCCCAAGCTGATAAAGTTGATGATCGTGAAAAATGTATTGTTACCGTAAATGGACAACCTTTATCAGACCGTGTAGTTAAGAAGGCTGAAAAGATAGCCGGACCAATCCAGCCAGGAAATTATTG GTATGATTCTCGGGCTGGATTTTGGGGTGTCATAGGCGGACCATGTCTCGGAATAATTCCG CCCTTCATTGAAGAGTTTAATCATCCCATTCCTGATAAATGTGCTGGTGGAAACACTGGCGTTATTGTAAACGGAAGAGAGCTTCAccaaaaagatttagatttgcTTATTCGTAGAGGACTTCCAAATGATAGCGATAGATCTTATATCGTTGAAATTACCGGGAGAGTCTTGGATGTAGACACAGGTGAAGAGCTAGACGGGCTCGGCAAACTTGCACCAAC GGTGGAGAAAGCAAAGCATGGATTTGGCATGAAAGTACCAAGAGCAGCAGCTTCATGA